Genomic window (Granulicella arctica):
GCGGTGGGCGTTGCGGCCGAGGGTGAGGACCGGCGGGTGTTCCATTAAGAGGAGAGCGTCGCCAAGGGTCTGCGCCTTGCGGGCGGCGACGACCTGGGCCTGGATGGCGAGGCCGGAGGCATACGGGATGCGGCCGAGATGGAGGAGGTTGAGGTACATCTAGACTCGTTTGCGGCTCAGCATGTTGCCAACCTTAGTATCTCATTTGGGTACACGCCGGAATGCATTGGTGAAGGCGGTCTTCCCATCCGATGCACGGTGGCGGGCATCAGATGGAAAGGAGAAACTGTTCAATGGATTATGTGAATCTGGGTAAGACTGGCCTGAAGGTGTCGCGGATCTGCCTCGGCTGCATGACCTATGGCGAACCGGCGAAGGGTGAGCCCAAGGCCGGACGGCACGCATGGACGCTCGACGAGGCCGCCAGCCAGCCATTTATGAAGCAGGCACTCGATCTTGGGATCAACTTCTTCGACACGGCCAATGTGTATTCGAGTGGCGCGAGTGAAGAGGTGCTGGGGCGCTTTCTCAATGCAAACGTGAAGCGCGAAGACGTGGTGATCGCGACCAAGATCCATGGCGAGATGCGTGAGGGGCCGAACGGCAGGGGTCTTTCGCGCAAAGAGATCTTCTTCGAGCTGGATGAGAGTCTGCGGCGGCTTGGGACGGACTATGTCGACCTCTACCAGATCCATCGATGGGACCCGGAGACGCCGATCGAGGAGACGCTAGAAGCGCTGCACGATGTGGTGAAGGCGGGTAAGGTGCGGTATATCGGCGCGTCGTCCATGTATGCGTGGCAGTTTGCCAAGTCGCTTTACCTTGCGGACAAGCACGGGTGGACGCGGTTTATCTCGATGCAGAACCACTACAACCTGCTGTATCGCGAGGAAGAGCGCGAGATGATGGGGCTGTGCGCGGACCAGGGGATCGGCGTGCTGCCGTGGTCGCCGCTGGCGCGTGGGTTGCTGGCGAGGCCGTGGAAGTCGGAGAGCACGAGCCGGTCGGAGACGGACAGGTTCACCAAGGTGATGTACGCAAAGACCGAGGACGCCGATAAGGCGGTGGTCGATCGGCTGGAGCAGATGTCGAAGGATCGCGGTGTTCCGCAGGCGCAACTTGCGCTGGCGTGGATGCTGACGAAGCCGGTGGTCACGTCGCCGATCATTGGGGCGAGCAAGCCGGGTCATCTTGAGGATGCGGTGGGCGCGCTCACGGTGAAGCTGACGACGGAGGAGATCAAGGCGTTGGAAGAGCCGTACATCCCGCACCCGACGCTGGGCTTCAGCTAGGACGTACCGAACGCACGCGCAATGGTCGGATCAGGGACCGTGCGCGTGCGATACTTTTTCCAAGCCCAATGAGTTTGTTCGTTCGACCAGCAGCGGGATTACTCGCCTTCGTCATCATGTCCTGCGCGGTCTCCTCAGCAGTCGCACAGGAGAGTGACGTTCCCGAGGCAAACCCCGGGAGGCCGACGGTGTCGACCCCGGCGACGCTGACGCCGATCGGCTATCTCCAGTTTGAGAATGGCGGCATCTATGCGGCCCGGTCGCCGGAGTTTGATACTCGCTTCAGCCTGACGCAGGTGACGAAGCTGACGGTGGCACCGCGCCTCCAGTTCCTCGCCTTGACGGAGCCGCTGGTGGCGAGCCGGGTGGTCGAAGATAAGGAGCAGCAGCCAGGCGAGGTCTTCGCCGGAGTGCAGGCGGTGGCGCTGGCTGGATCCGGCCATCGTCCGACGGTTGCCGTGAGCTATATCCGCCGACTGTACGAAAGCCCTGCGCCGGAGCTGGATCTTGGGACCTTTCGCCAGAGCGCACTGGTGCTGGTGAGCGAAGATTTCCTCGGTTTCCACATGGACCTGAACGGGATCGTCAACGAGCAGGCAGGCACGAGGCCGCGCCGGGCACAGTTTGCGCAGACGCTGTCGATCTCGCACCCGATCGGCAAGTTCACCATCTCTGGCGAGCTGTGGCACTTCAGCCAGCCGCTCACCAACGGCAACGCGGTGGGGAACCTTTGGGCGGCATCGTACCCGCTGCGTAAGAACCTCGTGGTGGATGCCGGGTTCGATCATGGCTTTACGAGCACTTCGACCCATTGGGAAGGCTTTGCGGGGTTCACCTACGTGCTGCCTCATCGGCTGTGGTGAGGTCCGACCGGCGGCTGCATCTGCAAGCGGTATCCTCGTAGGACCACCTCATCTGTACAGGGAGAAGGCTTCCTCATGAATATTAATCGTCGTGATTTTATGCGCGTGGCTGTGCCCTCTGCGGCTGCCGTAGCTGCTCTTCGCTCTGTTGAACTACCGATGCTCGGGCAGGCTTACGGAGCGCGACCTGCAGCTGAACTGGTGATCACGGACAAGACGGTTGTATTGAGCGGCGATGGTCTTGCCATCTCCAACCAGCAGCGCGTGCAGGACTTGGCGCGGCTGATGACGAAGTATGAGAAGTTCGCCGACAGCTACCTTGTGGGTGGAGCGGTCGCTGAGCTGGAACAGAAGATGGCAGCGATGCTGGGCAAGGAAGATGCGGCATTTCTGCCGACCGGCACGCTAGCAAACAATGTGGCGGTACGGCTGCTCTGCGGGGAGCATCGTCATGCGATCGTCCAGCAGGAGAGCCATCTTTATCAGGATGAGAGCGATGCGGCGTCGCTTCTGAGCGGGCTTAACCTGGTGCCGCTCGGTGCGGGTAAGGCGTGTCCCAGCTATGAGGAGGTAGTGGCGGCGATCGATGTTGCGGAGAAGAGTCCGTACCCGATTGTTGTGGGAGCGATCTCGATTGAGAGCCCGGTGCGGCGGGCGGATGGGGCAAGTGTGCCGTACGCGCTGGCAGAGCGGATCTCGAAGCTGGCACGGTCCAAAGGCATTGGGATGCACCTGGATGGCGCTCGTTTGCTGCTGCTCTCAGGAACGGCGGAGTTCGATGTGAAGCGCTACAGTGCGCTCTTCGACACGGTGTATATATCGCTCTACAAGTATCTCGGTGCGCCGTTCGGAGCGATGCTGGCAGGAAAGAAGGACGTGATCGCGAAGGTTCGCGAGACGCGCCACGTGTACGGCGGCACGGTGTATCACGGCTGGATGGCGGCGCTGCCGGCGCTCGATGCAGTCGATGGCTTTCAGCAGCGGTTTGCGGAGGCGCATCGCGCAGGAGAACGGCTGCTCGCCGGTCTGCAGGCAGCTGGAGGGTTTGAGATTCTGCGCGTGGAGCATGGCAGCAACATCGCCTTCGCGCAACTTACACCGGCTCGGGCGGATGGACTTGTCGAGCGATTGGCGAAGCAGGACATCCATGTGCGGCCGCTGCATGAGGGGAGGCTGACGCTCATGGTGAACGAGACGATCCTGCGAAGAACGCCGGAGGAACTGGTGGCGGCGTTTGTCGGCAAGGCGTGATCTGCCGAAGCGAAGTGGCCCCGGGAATCCTTGCGGATTGCCGGGGCCATTGTGTTTGCAGACGGCCCGTAAGCCGAATTTTGTTTTAGACGATCATTCCTCTAGGCGACCCATTACTGAGCCGCTCCAGCAACCTACCCGCAGGTTTTGGCTTTTGCTTGCGCAAATCTCTCCGCCTGGGCGCATCGGGCCGATACGCGTTCGTCCGCCTGGAGAGGAGCGGGCGATTCCCTGCCTATTTGGTCTTGCTCCGTGTGGGGTTTACCCTGCCGTCCGACTTACGCCTGACGCGGTGCGCTCTTACCGCACCTTTTCACCCTTACCTCCTGCCGCGTACACGAAACCCTTGCGGGATTCGACAGCAAAAGGCGGTATATTCTCTGTTGCACTGGCCGTCCAGAGGGCTTGAACCCTCCGTCCCGGACGTTATCCGGCACACTGCCCTGCGGAGTTCGGACTTTCCTCCCCCGTCAAACACTCCTGCGAATGAAGACGGCAGCGATCATCCAGCCGCCTGCAGGTCCAGTGTAACGCACACGCCAGCGTGCCTCTGGAACGTCTTACGCCTGTTGACCGTATATAGCTGCACGACCTTTTTTCGCTTTTGTCGCAACGCGACTGCTACTCTCAACTCAAACGGTCTGGCAGCGGTCTCGGAAACGGAACGATGGAACTCAAAGAAGCGCTCAAGCTCGCAGTGTCGTCTCTCTGGTCGAACAAGATGCGTTCGATGCTCACGCTGCTGGGGATTGTGATCGGCGTTGCGAGTGTGATCGCCGTCGTCACGCTGGTCAACGGAGCGAACGCCTTCATCCTGACGAAGTTCTCGAGCTACGGCGCGAATGTCTTCACCATCTCGAAGATGCCGGCGATCATCACCAGCGCGGACGCTTACGTCCAGTTTGAGAAGCGGAAGAACATTCTTCTTCCGGACTACCGCTACATCCTCGAAAACTGCAAGCAGTGCACCGGCATGGGAGCCCAGCAGGCCGGGATCGGCAAGGTGGTGCATGGGCTTGAGTCGGTCACCGACTCGCAGATCCGTGGCTATACCTGGCAGATGCCCGCACTGCAGAATCTGAATATCGTGCAGGGTCGCGACTTCACCGACTCCGATGAGGAGCACGCTGCGCATGTCTGCATCGTCGGTACGGATATCGTCGATCATCTGCTGCCGGGCGTCGATCCGATCGGCCAGGAGCTTCGCGTCGATGGCGTGATGTACACCATCATCGGCGTCAGCGAGAAGCAGGGCAGCACCTTCGGGGCGAGTCAGGATAACTGGGTCGGCGTGCCGCTTACCACCTTCCAGAAGAGCTACGGGACGTCCAAGTCAGTCACGATCTACGTGAAGGCTGCAACCTCCGGGCCTCCGCTTGAGGCTGCTGCGGATGAGGTGCGGGTGCTGATGCGCTCGCGCCGGCACGATGCACCCGATGCGCCGCAGTCCTTTGAGCTAGACACAAATAACACGCTGGTCGGCTTTGCCAGTACGCTGACGAAGTCCTTCGGCCTCGTGGCCGGTGCGATTGCGCTGATCTCGCTGATTGTCGGCGGCATCGTCATCATGAACATCATGCTGGTCAGCGTAACGGAGCGGACCCGCGAGATCGGTATCCGCAAGGCTCTCGGCGCGCGCCCCAAGGACATCCTCATGCAGTTCCTTATCGAAGCCGGAACCATGGCGCTGATTGGCGGCGTCTTTGGCGTCATCGGCGGTGTTGGGGTGGCTGAGATCGTGACCCTTGCGATCGGCTTTCCCTCATCGATTGCCGTCTGGAGCGTGCTGATGGGACTGATCATGGCGACTGCGACCGGCCTCTTCTTCGGCGTCTATCCTGCTCGCCAGGCTGCGCGCCTCGATCCGATTGTGGCGTTACGGTCGGAGCTCTAACTACGTAGCACTCAGGACAGGATGACGGTATGCGATTAGGTGACTTGCAGGAGACGGTGAAGATGTCGCTCGACACACTGCGGGCGAACAAGCTGCGCAGCGGTCTCACGATCCTCGGCATCGTCATCGGTGTCATGACGGTCATCACCATCTCATCCGTCATTAACGGCCTGAACAGCAGCGTCGAGGACCTAGTGCAGTCGCTCGGCTCGAACGTCCTCTTCGTCTTCCGCTTCCCGGTCTTCGGCTCGCGTCCTACGACGGAGATGCTGACCCGTAAGCAGTTGACCTACGACGATGCCGTGGCGATGCAGGAGCTGCCGCACGTCGTCGCCGTCTCGCCCGTGCTGCAGTTTGTCGATAACACTGCTCCGGGTCGCGTCGGCACGACCGCCGTGAAGGCGAACGGTCACGCCGTACAAAGTACCAAGCTTGAGGGCGATACCCCTGCCGTGAAGGATGTGAATGGCCTCGATCTGGCGGAGGGTCGATTCTTTACCGATATGGACATGCAGCGCTCCGCAAACGTGACCGTGCTCGGCAGCGACACGGCGATCGCGCTCTTTCCCGGATTGGACCCGCTCGGCCGGGAGATTATGGCGGGCGGCATGCTCTTCACCGTCGTCGGCGTCCTCGAGAAGCAGA
Coding sequences:
- a CDS encoding aldo/keto reductase; this encodes MDYVNLGKTGLKVSRICLGCMTYGEPAKGEPKAGRHAWTLDEAASQPFMKQALDLGINFFDTANVYSSGASEEVLGRFLNANVKREDVVIATKIHGEMREGPNGRGLSRKEIFFELDESLRRLGTDYVDLYQIHRWDPETPIEETLEALHDVVKAGKVRYIGASSMYAWQFAKSLYLADKHGWTRFISMQNHYNLLYREEEREMMGLCADQGIGVLPWSPLARGLLARPWKSESTSRSETDRFTKVMYAKTEDADKAVVDRLEQMSKDRGVPQAQLALAWMLTKPVVTSPIIGASKPGHLEDAVGALTVKLTTEEIKALEEPYIPHPTLGFS
- a CDS encoding threonine aldolase family protein is translated as MNINRRDFMRVAVPSAAAVAALRSVELPMLGQAYGARPAAELVITDKTVVLSGDGLAISNQQRVQDLARLMTKYEKFADSYLVGGAVAELEQKMAAMLGKEDAAFLPTGTLANNVAVRLLCGEHRHAIVQQESHLYQDESDAASLLSGLNLVPLGAGKACPSYEEVVAAIDVAEKSPYPIVVGAISIESPVRRADGASVPYALAERISKLARSKGIGMHLDGARLLLLSGTAEFDVKRYSALFDTVYISLYKYLGAPFGAMLAGKKDVIAKVRETRHVYGGTVYHGWMAALPALDAVDGFQQRFAEAHRAGERLLAGLQAAGGFEILRVEHGSNIAFAQLTPARADGLVERLAKQDIHVRPLHEGRLTLMVNETILRRTPEELVAAFVGKA
- a CDS encoding ABC transporter permease; translated protein: MELKEALKLAVSSLWSNKMRSMLTLLGIVIGVASVIAVVTLVNGANAFILTKFSSYGANVFTISKMPAIITSADAYVQFEKRKNILLPDYRYILENCKQCTGMGAQQAGIGKVVHGLESVTDSQIRGYTWQMPALQNLNIVQGRDFTDSDEEHAAHVCIVGTDIVDHLLPGVDPIGQELRVDGVMYTIIGVSEKQGSTFGASQDNWVGVPLTTFQKSYGTSKSVTIYVKAATSGPPLEAAADEVRVLMRSRRHDAPDAPQSFELDTNNTLVGFASTLTKSFGLVAGAIALISLIVGGIVIMNIMLVSVTERTREIGIRKALGARPKDILMQFLIEAGTMALIGGVFGVIGGVGVAEIVTLAIGFPSSIAVWSVLMGLIMATATGLFFGVYPARQAARLDPIVALRSEL